The Telopea speciosissima isolate NSW1024214 ecotype Mountain lineage chromosome 11, Tspe_v1, whole genome shotgun sequence genome includes the window TGATCGACACCCTTAAGAGGAGTTAGAGTGTGAATTTGGAGCCTAGACTGTTTATCGAAATCCAACCAAATCGTTTAAATCATAATCGATATGCCAATTATTATttggttatttttattttaaataatgaaTTCAAATAATAATTGGTTTGATTCATTATTGAGCAAATAAACCGTCAGTTATAAACCATTTAGAACCGTTTAAAACCAATAGAATAACATGGGTTCTTGAAGtttagagagagggagagagactgaGGCGAGTAGAGATAGGGTGTGAGATGGGGAGTGGAGTCCAAAGCCGCCCCTAGTTAGCAAATTCAAATTCGAAAATTATTCAGAGAATTATTTAGAACAATTAAAGAGAGGtgaattaattatttttatggtttactaaatgaaaataatataCGTAATAGTATCTTagaaaagaaactacaaaaATTAGGGTGGCTGAAGCAAACGAAGCCTTAAAAAAGATGAAGATAGGTAAAGTAGTAGGTCCCGATGGTATCCCGATAGAGATTTTGAAGAGTGTTGGAATTTGTGGTTTATCAATGGCTAATTAAGTTATTTAATAAGATTTGAGCACAAGAAAAATGCcagatttataaaaataaagatgatATTTAAAACTGTAATAGAATAACATGGGTTCTTGAAGTttatagagagggagagagacagaggcaAGTTGAGATAGGGTGTGAGATGGTGAGTGGAGTCCAGACCTGCCCCTAGTTagccaattcaaattcaaaaattattCGGAGAATTAtttaaaacaattaattaaaGAGAGGTGAACTAATTATTGTTACGGTTTActaaatgaaaataatataCGTAATAGTATCTTAGAAAAGAAACTACTACAAAAATTAGGGTGGCTGAAGCAAAAGAAACCTTAGAAAAGATGAAGATAGGTAAAGTAGTAGGTCCAGATGGTATCCGATAGAAATTTTGAAGAATGTTGGCATTTGTGGTTTATCAATGGCTAATTAGGCTATTTAATAAGATTTGAGCACAGGGAAAATGCcgaatttataaaaataaagataataTTTAAAACTGTAACTATAGAGACTTATGAGTCATTCTATAAAATAATGAGAGATTGCAAAGAAACTAATATTTCGaataaccaatttggttttatgcatTAAAAATCAACTACAAGAGCTCTTTATTTGTTTAGGAGATTGACAATTTTCCTTGAGGGGAGGGGGTCAACATGAAATTTTTGGATAGACCAATTATTTGGCTCAAACAGGGACTTCTTTTTCTCCAGATGATGATTGACGGGATCCATATCACCACAAGAGGTGGGGAGGGTCGCTTccgaaggaggaggaggagtccaAGTtcgaaatagaagaagaagaaattaaaaattgGGAGAGAAaattgttagaaaaaaaaaatagatgagGAAAGTAATGAAATGATAGATgatgagaaaaataaatattagatAACAAGTAAAAGGATGTGTAATTTGGATGTTTAAAAACAGCAGGAAAGATGGAaagtaaaagttttttttttttttaggagaatCAAAAACAGCATTTAAGGTAGGGGAATATCAGTGAATATAAGCTAAGTGTAGGAAAAATGATAGTAATcgtcccaaaaaacaaaaacaagggCTACGATCGTGTTAGTTCTCGATATCGATCGTCGTTGATACTGATACCAACACTGATCTGTATCGATTGTAACAAATTTTATTGACTTAATTTAGATCAATAAtcattttttcattaaaaaaaaacccatattcATACCATACCAACCGATCCATATCAATCAAGTGTCGAAATTAATCATGGCTGATGTCAATGAATTGGTCAATACAGTCGATCtcgattttttttggtataaaaaggagcttatattatatcaatatggTATAAAGACTACATTCTGAGGTACCTCTTACCTCCAGCATCATTCTGAATAAAAGTAGAAAGAGCCAGAGGAAGAGAGTCTATACATAAGGAAATCTCCATGGGGGAGTCCACCAAAGACACCAAGTAATCGGCACAACCATTAGTTTCACGAACCTGATGCGCAAAAGAACAATTGGAGAAGGAATCACGAAGCCGCCAAATATCCTCAATCAGCCATCTAACACTCCATGAGATGTGAAAGGATCCCACAATCATCTGAATAGCCATCATTGAGTCCGACCGAACTTGAACATGAGATAGGTTGTGTGATTTGGCATGCAGGAGTGCAGCCTTGATAGCCTGCAACTCCATATGGACAATAGACACATCACGTGCACCACCAGCAACTGCAAAAATAGGACACCCCCGATGATCCCGACCAATCACACCATAACCACCTCGGTCTTGCCTGACAGAATCATCACAGTTCAGGACGACCCAACCTCGCGGCGGGGGTGTCCACACATGAAATGAAGCCTTAGGATGCACAAACGAAACATCAAAGCCCCAACCACTGAAAAAGGCCCTATTAACCGCATCATCAGGAATCGGCTTAGTAAAGTTCACAAAAACGCCACGCGTGTCAGAAAGGACACACTGAAGAACAGAGGCAGCAGAGTTGCATTTGTTCATAAAAATCCTAGCATTCCTCTCCTGCCATAGCTTATAAACAGATGCAGTGAAACTAAACCTCCTTACCCTGCTATAAATAGAACAGCCAATAAAATGCTTCACCAACCAACGAACCTCCTCATCCCAGGTACCCAGGGGGCCTCTATTAAAGCCATTCAAGTGTAAGACTTCCCTCCAAACCCCTGCCGAGAAGGAACATCGAAAGAGCAGGTGGTCCAAGGAGTCTGTACCATCCTGACAAAGGACGCAGGCAGTGTCAACCACGAGGCCCCATTGCGCAAGTAAGCAGCGGGTCGTTAACTTCCTCAAGCAAGCCAACCATgtaataaaagaaaagcaaagTTGGGAAGAGGGAAACCAAACCAGGTCACACCAAGGCAACTTCGCACCCGGAATACGAACAACATCCCAAGCAGTGCGAAGTGAGAATGCCCCATTCGCCGTAGGGGTCCAAACCGCCATGTCCTCTGGTAGCCTAGAGTGGATCTTTGTATTGACCACCTCAGCCCACCGTGCCTCAATCGCCAGATCAGCAGTTACGTTCTCCCAAATGTCTCCATTATGGAACAACTTCTTCACACAATCAAATGTATCACGTCCAAGAGCTTCAGCAAGCAAAACGCCATGGCCACCAAGCGGCCCACCCGGCAGCCAAGGATCGGACCAAAGCAGAGTACTACCACCGTCCTTAATCAAATACTGAACACACCCAACAGCAATTCCACGAGTCTGCAGAATTTCTCGAAAGGAGAACGAGCACAAAAACTGATTTGTGTACGAAACCCCTTCACAAATGATCAATGATGAACCTTTCTACCTAGGACTTGGCCACAAAAACTGATTTGTGTCCGGTCTAGACTCTAATTCCAACAGCCATACCTCATTCCCTTtttgaatttagctcgtctaTAGGGAGGCGTGCGCCCGGGGTACTACCAGGGGGCATCtaacggttgagctgtgccgcacacatctcggcacatgcctagggatgtgtacaacacagcccaacggctggcagcaccctggacgttccctgctccctggagacgatcctgatcccccTTTTCTGAGGATGAATATCCTTTACACTTTTTTAAAATGATCACATTCTAAACACCAGAAAGAATTCTCCAGAAAGCTGTCACAATATAGATATGTCATGACATTATGTACAATGGCTCAAGAAGTTTGATCCAAACCTTGTTTCTCAGGTCTATATGAGCTCTTATAGGCAACTCACATTCTTTTAAGTAGACTAATAAGTTCTTACCAGTAAGATCACTACCACCACATTTACATGAAACATAATCTTTGCAGGGCTAGAAAACTTCCCGCCACTCATACAGAAACACAAAATTAAGTAAGAAAGGCTCAACAGACCCCATTTGTCTTCTTACGATCGACAAGCATTTTCCAATACCTGGCTACCTCCTCTTGGACATCTTTCACCTCTTTCTTGACTGCATTCCCACCTATACCATCATTTACTGTTTCTTCCACATTGTCTGTTATACGAGCAACTTTAGCTGAAACCCGGCTAGGAAGTGCATCTAACTCCTTTATAACCTTCTCAATATCTGAAATTAGTCGCTCTGCCAAGCTTCGACTGAAGTCCTCCCTAATCACCACTCGAAGGACAGCAATGTGTTCTGCATTTGCTGGCATTGTGTATGCAGGGACAATCCATCCAAATTTCCTCAAACTCTCTGAAACCTCAAACACAGTATGCATTTTGCCATCTTTAAGAGAGAAAGCCACAAGGGGTACTCCCACATCCTTTGAGACAATGTCAAACCGACCTGTCTTCTCTAATCCTTCCTTCAGCATCTTTGCATTGTCTTTGCAATTTTCCATGATATTCTTGTACCCCTTccaagagaaacaaaaataaaatgataagGTTACTTCTCTTTCTTAGTTTCTTATGATCATCACTGGATGTGCCCAATCAAAAGAGACTCACCAGTTGAAAACCATATAATCCAAATGATAGTTAAAAGgaaattgaaaaggaaaaaacagagTTTTGAAAATGAAATGATTCACTGGTTCTCTTTAGCAAAGTTTTATCACCAAGGTTCTCTTGTAAGGAATTCCACCTAGAACCTTGTATTCTTGAAGTGTATGATAACAATACCCTTTCAACCAaaagagaattaaaagaaaatgccAACACACACTAAAACAGCCATTAGTAAGAGTTTGATTCACATTATGAGTTAATGAAGATTACCTCAACACCCAACCGAATTAATTGATAATATTGAGCAATTATTTGACTGGCACCTGTAGGCACAAATACACAAAAAGGGTTAGGGGAAATGTTTCAGTTGCTTGGCCTATTATCCCCAGACTGACATGTTACCCTCAATCAATTACCATATTCAGAGCATTGGTAACCATTTTAATGGTAGTTGTAAGTCAAACAACAAAGTGGAAAGCTTCAGGAACAAAATTCTCAAAAATTCTGCCAAAGATCCTTGTAGAAGGACCAGAAGTGGTGGCTGGACAAGAAGCATCAGAGGTATAAAAACTTAACCATTACAAGTTTCAATAAATGAACATAATACCTTTAGAGAAGTTGAGGGTGAATGTAGGTTGATCAGCACCAAGATAATTGATGTGGAAAATGAGCTCTTCTGGCAAATCATCCTTGGTCCTCCACACAACCCAACCAACACCAGCATAGACAAGCCCATATTTGTGGCCACTAACATTGATGCTCTTCACCAGAGGCAAGCGAAAATCCCACTTAAGTTCAGGGTACAAAAAAGGAGCAATAAATCCGCCACTTGCAGCATCCACATGAATTGGGGTGTCCCAACCAGTCTGCTTATTCTTCTCTGTGAGTAGATCATTTAGAAGTTTGACATCCTCAAACTCCCCTGTAAGTGTTGAACCCAAGATTGCTGCCACACATATGGTGTTCTCATCTACCATCTCCGCCGCTTTCACAGGGTCCATGACATAGTAGCCTTCCTTCAATTTTACTTCCTTCAGTTCCACTTCGAAGTATCTTGCGAATTTCTCCCAACAAACCTATTCAAGACATTTAACAGTACTGTTGGTACAAGATGATTGAATAATCTTCTTTCATATAATCAGTGCTAATAATTTGGCAAACATGATACAACCCATGTTTTAATGCTCCCCATAGAAGCTATAATTGGGATCCAAAAAGCCAAACTACTCATAACCTTTCAAGTTTCTTGCCTGCACTTCATGACCATTCTGAATTTTGTTCCAGTTTAGATCCACAAAAGAAGAATATGAAAATGACAATAAGAATAAGGTGGATCACGATTAATATCATTGATGCTACTTGCCTGCACATTAGCACCAGTCACAATGTTAGGCTTGTCATAGGGTTTACCCTCAGCTTTCCTCTTGTTCTGCCACTTCCTTTTGAAGGCTAGTCCTGCCAGCATTATTGCCTCCGATGATCCTACTGTACCCACTCCCACAGCTGTCTCACCATCTCCAACTGGGGCGTTAAAGAGGTTGGCTATCATATTCACACAGCGATTCTGTAAAGCAAACCAACTAATTAATCAAATGCTGAAATGCAAATGCATGCTAACAGCATCCTTTTCAATGTGGGAAATATTGGAATCCATACTTGACAAATAACTACTCATCAGGAACAATACAAGAAACAGAGCTCAGGGGACTTAAAGAAGGAATCCAAAAGGCACTTCTATTGGACTGCAGGAAGCTAACAATCTGGACGGATTCAGAGGTGCTGAAGAATTAGATCACATGCCAAGAAAATCACCCTTGGTCGTGGGAACTCTACCACATTTTGTTGGACATCAAAACCATTTTGGATTCTCTTCGGTCTGTAAATATTTTCAGTAATTCACATGCATGTTGTTAATGTTACTTAAGTcatattttaacattttttacATTTAAATGTGATTATGCCATTGTACCCTCTAGGACCAATGTCATAATTTTGAACATTTTGGCTTTCAAATTTCTCGTTTTCAAAAGCTCCATCATATCACTAGTGACCTAGAACTTTAATCATTTTTATACAATTAACTTTGGttttgaccatagagttagattttcttatttaggtaaaatacatcaattagattaattaggatgcataatgtacataatcacctaacttaaGAGTAGTAATTAAGATTAAAGCATCAATCTTAATTTGCCTAATTAGATCCATAAATTTCAACCAAGATAATCAAAAcctttcaacaaaaaaaaagcagtttaattaggtgcataatgtGTATTATACAAATAATACACAATAAAGTTTTGTTTAAGAAGACGAACCATCAGCTATATGGTTGCTAAGTGCCTAATACCTCCCCAACttgtaacttgacacttacctaAAGATTTGGGACAAACCATACATTGAGTCTTGAAGTTAATTTAACTCCCCTTCTGCAAAAGACAGACACCATTCATAGGTCATTGACCCCATAGCTAGGTGGTGACTCCCGTTTTCCATCACATCCCCCCTGTCGTGTGATGACCAATCACTTCCAATCCCGTATGAGACACTTTCTTTTTattgccccttgttttattACCAAAAATTGTTTAAATCAAGGGTGAAaagaagattttcaaaaaaaatttgaaagtgaaTTATCATTGTCATTATCAAAGATGCCACAATCTTACAGATTTTAGATGTCACAATCTCAAAGATTTTTTGAGTAAAAAGAGATAGTTGAAAGTCGAAACAAAATAGTTCTTTTTAAGTTCTATTCTTATCAAAGGGCAATATGAATGTTCTACATGTTCAATCAACACACTAAAAGAGTTATATAATATATCCGGTGTAGAAGTAGACCAACATTTTTGCTGGCAAATAAGAAGTTTTCAAGTTCATGCCCAAGTAATTATTACTTCTTGGGTAAACTATaaatgtgaaatgacaggattaACATAGGGAAAAGAAGTTACAAATTATCCCATACTTAAAACGCTTGAGAATGTTTCAATGGAACTTCTAACaacaatattaaaaaatagggaagcagttttctgtacgggagtgtggcctacaccagcactcccatgtgtctatctctcctcattaaaacaagtgggcagaggtgtcttttcacatggggaggagagagatagactcatgggagtgctggcataggccacactcccgaacagagaatattttccctaaaaaataaaaagaagattaTGGTATCAGACTATCGGTGCCTCATTTCATGAGAGGAAATTACCCGAGGGTATCAAGTAATTAAACTTCGTTGATATAGATAAACACCCCTGGATTCGTTATTAGGTCGTGTGATTTGATTAGGTGACCCATATTTGGTTCCAACTCGGGCACAATAGGATCCGGCtcttctccagggagctcagcgcccAAGGAGTGGCCAGGGgacatccaagggttgggctgtgccacacacatctcgatgcatgtctagggatgtgtgcgacacaaccCAACAgctggatgctccctgggcATGCTAGGCTCgttggagaggagcccaatccggCAAAATATGTCCCTTTCTACCAATGAGCTGggtcttttttctttgttctctcTGTTGGATTTAACATTTTCtacatgtcgagctctcagcCCCAAATTGAGCCGCACTACACTTTTAAGGAATTggggaggattttttttttttcccttcgaACCGATTAGCCGGTTAAACCTAAATTACATGAGCATACCACCAGGTGAATGTACAcctcagagccaatcacatcttaattttgttttcataaaaaccctTCTTCCCCTTGTACATAacacaaataacaaaaaaaacaggtgattggctctcacatgtataTTCACTTGTTGATACGTGCAGTGTGATTTAAGGGGATGGATTGGTCTAACGTTTAAAGTAACGTTAGAGAGCTCATCTGACCGTCCCCGAGACTCCAGTCAACAATACAgcaataaccccaaaaaactgACCGTctgataaaaaaacaaaagatactAATCATGGGACCCACTCGAACTAAGGTTTGAGATAACTGACGTGGTTCGAATCGTTCAACTTTTTCTGTTTCTCCCCTTATCAGCCAAATTTATTTCAATCTCAGATTCTCATGAacatccaaataaaaaatttccgAAACCTTATTCGCGAACCAGAATCAGATACTTTACCAACCAAAAAgcaattttatcaaaaaaaaattgttaaagAGACATGCCTGGAGCTCGGTGGTGACAGGGTATTCATCCATGTCGACGTAGTTCTTGTTAATCGAGGACATGATGAGCTTATCACACTCAGGCTCCATCCATGTAGTAACAAAGGAAGCTAAATTCAATCTAGGGTTTCCATCCAACATCAGCTCGTCGCTTATGATCTGATACGCTGCATCTTTCGGTATCGAGTTTTCCGGCATCTTAAACCTGCAATTCCACCCGTAAACAAACCGATCAGAACTATAAtctcaaaatcttaaaaaaaatgaaagaaagaaccaaaagaatCGATCAATCAACCGACCTGGGAAGAGATGTGCGGACATATCTGGAAGCGAACGTGCAGTTGAGATGCTCATCTGGGTCTCCGATCGTCGCTGTCACCACcatttttcctctctctctctctctctttctgtctctGTGCTTcttgtgtgtttgtgagtgTGATGAACAAGAGAGATCTGTGGAGTGGAAGAGGTTGGGTTCTCTTCTATATATAGTGAATGAATTGTAACCGTAGAAGTGATTCTACTGTTAAATGATAATTTCTCTGAAGAGACCGAGCGTAGAGGACACGCAGGTGGGTTGGGGAGAAGGTGTGCGGTGTGGTCCCACTCCCAACTCCCAATATGACAGTGGAGCCCACTAGAGGTTTTAATTTGCCACCGACGATAGCTAATTAGCTAGAGACGCGTTTGTGGCAGTTACTCACCATTCGCTCATCTTACTACTTCGAAGTTTTGGCGGTGTGGTGTGGCGCCACGACAATAGACACTAGAGAGGGCTTGATTTTGAATGAGTGGAGCCCACAGACACAGTATGGGACTATAGAATATGGACACGTAGATAGTGTATCACACTGATACAGGACAGATGGATGACGCACATCTTTCATGGACAAGAGCAGGACcagttttgctgggctggaccctccagctcccgccacgggcTGGAGGCATGATTCATAATCTCGGATCGGAATGGCCGATGTCGGTtggatcagatcggtatcgATTGAGGTCGATCCCGATATTTGACCGATACAAAAAGGTTTGATTGGATCGTTCCTTTGATCGGCCAACTCGGTTGGATCGGTCAATCCGATCAGATCCGATCCTTGACCGATTCtactaaatatttttttattttttcaaagtttataagttttttaaaaatattatctAGATCGATACTGACCGATATCAATCGATATTGACCAATCTGATCCGGATAATATCGACCGATCTGATCCCGAGATCAAAACATCCACTAACTTTGGCCAATACATGACCCAATccataaaaaatctatttggggggttttttgacCGATCCTAATCAATTTGTATCAATTCGATCCCGATCCGAAAAGGTTTTGACAATGACCGATACCTGTCCGATActtggattttgaaccttggctggaggagagccaaattcattattgggaaaatttcttagatctgcgagattaaaaaaaatattacaagataagtataatttaaatttgttttacatccacaaatttagattttgaaaatatttacctAATCCCCAAAGTAGTTAGTTCTCTTTCCGTTCAACAAGAAAATATAACTAaactttctaaaataccctctaaCATCATTTGTTTCCTTATCGGTTATCACAGGAaaactttttaccaaaaaaaaaaggttatcaCAGAAAACTGGTAAGTATTggctcgctctctctctctctctctctctctctctgtatatatatgtgtgtgtgtctttCTCTACCCTTGTTttagctttctttttttccacTTCTTCTCCGTCTCGGGCTTTCCCTCCCCGTTGCGTCCATTCGAGGCCTTCCCTGTGATAAACCTCACCAAGCTTGAGTGCGAGAGGTATAGCAGCACCTATAACCATGCACCCTTGCGATGTCAGGTCATGGTGGTTATGGGATACGCATGATGTACTCGGTGCCTGGTGGCGTACAAGCATTCTGTCCAGCTACCATGCGGTTTCACTTGCAGAGCTCTGTATTTGCAGTGGAAAGAATTCCACCTTAAACTGTGAGTCAGGTGAACAATCTTGCTCCGGCTCATTATATTCTACGAAGCATGATCACACTCGAGAATTCTATCAAAAATCAATTCCACAGATTAAAATGAACTACATGAAGAAAGGACACATTTGAACCAAGAAATTCAGGATTTACACCTGGAAGGACAACCTAGGGGAACGCTGGTTCCAGGTGAGATCTTGAGATCAccaaaatttctattttcaagGGTTTCTTGCCATTAATATCGTGGAAATCAGCTCTTCTTCCAGAAAGGCTTGTTTCCTTAGCGACATCGACTGAAATCCAGCTTAATCAAA containing:
- the LOC122645251 gene encoding uncharacterized protein LOC122645251, producing the protein MSGGKFSSPAKIMFHVNVVVVILLTRGIAVGCVQYLIKDGGSTLLWSDPWLPGGPLGGHGVLLAEALGRDTFDCVKKLFHNGDIWENVTADLAIEARWAEVVNTKIHSRLPEDMAVWTPTANGAFSLRTAWDVVRIPGAKLPWCDLVWFPSSQLCFSFITWLACLRKLTTRCLLAQWGLVVDTACVLCQDGTDSLDHLLFRCSFSAGVWREVLHLNGFNRGPLGTWDEEVRWLVKHFIGCSIYSRVRRFSFTASVYKLWQERNARIFMNKCNSAASVLQCVLSDTRGVFVNFTKPIPDDAVNRAFFSGWGFDVSFVHPKASFHVWTPPPRGWVVLNCDDSVRQDRGGYGVIGRDHRGCPIFAVAGGARDVSIVHMELQAIKAALLHAKSHNLSHVQVRSDSMMAIQMIVGSFHISWSVRWLIEDIWRLRDSFSNCSFAHQVRETNGCADYLVSLVDSPMEISLCIDSLPLALSTFIQNDAGGKRYLRM
- the LOC122646377 gene encoding glutamate decarboxylase 4-like — encoded protein: MVVTATIGDPDEHLNCTFASRYVRTSLPRFKMPENSIPKDAAYQIISDELMLDGNPRLNLASFVTTWMEPECDKLIMSSINKNYVDMDEYPVTTELQNRCVNMIANLFNAPVGDGETAVGVGTVGSSEAIMLAGLAFKRKWQNKRKAEGKPYDKPNIVTGANVQVCWEKFARYFEVELKEVKLKEGYYVMDPVKAAEMVDENTICVAAILGSTLTGEFEDVKLLNDLLTEKNKQTGWDTPIHVDAASGGFIAPFLYPELKWDFRLPLVKSINVSGHKYGLVYAGVGWVVWRTKDDLPEELIFHINYLGADQPTFTLNFSKGASQIIAQYYQLIRLGVEGYKNIMENCKDNAKMLKEGLEKTGRFDIVSKDVGVPLVAFSLKDGKMHTVFEVSESLRKFGWIVPAYTMPANAEHIAVLRVVIREDFSRSLAERLISDIEKVIKELDALPSRVSAKVARITDNVEETVNDGIGGNAVKKEVKDVQEEVARYWKMLVDRKKTNGVC